In Anaerobacillus isosaccharinicus, one genomic interval encodes:
- a CDS encoding SDR family NAD(P)-dependent oxidoreductase, with the protein MDLQLKGKVVLVTGGSKGIGKAIAKAFKEEGAIVAIAARSKEDLEKTLFDYRLDASYEGDLSTFEGRDTVFQNLINDFGTIDILVNNVGGSNGATTMETDMSLFEEAMNLNYFSAVHFSKLAAPIMKENGEGSIINISSVFGREAGGKPTYNGAKAAMISFTKSFADEVIKDGIRVNGVAPGSILHPTGNWQKRLDENPEKIKAFVEQEIPAGRFGTVEEIANVVLFLASEKSSWVVGATLNVDGGQSKSNF; encoded by the coding sequence ATGGATTTACAATTAAAAGGGAAAGTAGTCTTAGTGACAGGTGGTTCTAAAGGAATTGGTAAGGCAATAGCTAAAGCTTTTAAAGAAGAAGGTGCAATTGTTGCTATTGCGGCAAGATCAAAAGAAGATTTAGAAAAAACATTATTTGATTACAGGTTAGATGCAAGCTATGAAGGTGATTTATCGACATTCGAAGGTCGTGATACTGTATTTCAGAATTTAATCAATGATTTTGGTACAATTGATATTTTAGTTAATAATGTTGGCGGTAGCAATGGGGCAACAACGATGGAAACAGACATGTCCTTATTTGAAGAAGCAATGAACCTTAACTATTTCTCAGCTGTTCATTTTAGTAAACTAGCTGCGCCAATCATGAAAGAGAATGGCGAAGGAAGCATTATTAATATATCATCTGTGTTTGGTCGAGAAGCAGGCGGGAAGCCAACGTATAATGGTGCAAAAGCGGCAATGATCTCATTTACGAAATCTTTTGCTGATGAGGTTATTAAGGACGGGATAAGAGTAAACGGCGTAGCACCTGGCTCGATTCTCCATCCAACAGGGAATTGGCAGAAGAGACTAGATGAAAATCCAGAGAAGATTAAGGCTTTTGTTGAACAAGAGATCCCGGCAGGACGATTTGGAACAGTAGAAGAAATCGCCAATGTAGTTCTTTTTCTAGCATCCGAAAAATCGTCGTGGGTAGTCGGTGCAACCTTAAACGTCGATGGTGGCCAGTCGAAGTCGAATTTTTAA